AGGTTTGCtccttttattttcttttattttattatcccATTTCTTAACAAATATTGCATGTAAATTGCAGATCATCAAATGGGTATCTGGAATAATTGAGGATGGTGACACCAAAAGCTTACCTTTCTTCGTAAGTGAatccctttttttttcttaaaataaaacattcctAGGATTAACATTGATTTCAGCTCTTACGTCTCTTTTTCTTTCGCTTTCTTCGTGTCTTGAATCTTTTGATGATGCTTTTGTTTTAAGTAAGTTTTATTTTGCTGAACTTATCAAAACTCATCATGATTTGCTTTGTAATGGTTTTTCTGAGGCTTGCCCTAGATAGTTCAATGAAAAAGTGTGTCAATGtttaacaaaaaacaaaaactttccTATATTATACATTTTGTCCATTGAAAGAAACTTTGCTTTGTCAGAGGTCGAGAACTCCAGAGCTTGTTCCAGAAGATGCTGATCCTATGTGGTCAAAAGGTGCGAAAAATGTTATTTCTGCAAGCACTTCAATGAAATCGAAGATCCGAGGAATCGCCAATACGTTTCTGGGTGATCCTAGAATTGCCCCtatcttgcttttggttgcattGTTGTCTTTCGGTAAGATCTGGCTGCAGAGGAACCAATCAGTTCCTCTTAGCCAGTCAAATGATGAAACCCCAACTGCAGAAAAGGTAAGCTATTTTCTGagaattttcttaataataCAGTCAAATGGTAACAAAGTAAATGACACAAGCCCTAAAACACCAAACATTAAGATAAAATGTTTGAGACAATCCCTCTTTTTGCTAGTGTTATTATCTTTCTATTTGGCTAAGGACTATAAATATATGGCAGGAAGAAATCAAAACAGATATGAGAGCCGAGAAAAGAAGCTTACGAAGAAGAAAAAACGAGCAAAACCAAGAATCTGATGCCGATTCTTAACCATAATCGTATCCATTTTGCCTCCGGTTTCAAccataaattcatttttagagctttatatttgtataaattaagaAATGGGCTATGACTTTGATCTAGTGATAGCTTTCTTATCTTAAACAAATGTGTTAGTTGGTTAAGTTAATTAGTGTTGATTACGCCCTAatgttttaaaaacaaaataatgtcattttaaaatacatatttaatttttgtcttttattttcctaattatttattgcattttttttttgtttagcgCATAATTGTGATTTATTACTCAAAATCAAATGAGTActaatcaattatattttagttttactACTTCAattatactttaataaaatcggtaatatattttggtaatatattttatgaatattaaattatatttttttcaatataataagCTAGCACGGTTGGAATTTGTGTCCCATTTTCGATTATGTGAAATttgttgatataattttatcaaatatttttatatattgtttttaaagatttatttaattttacgaAAGTTTATCGAAATCAAACGTGACAAAAATAGTAGTAAAAATATACTACTAGGTTAGAGTAGGGTAGTCTCAAGGTCTCCCTATCCTATCTGTTGTATTGTCGTCCCTAATTCTGATCTTCATCATTTTTACctgaaaaacatatttataaattaaataaaagttaactacAAATACAatgacataataataatttcaaaaagaaatcttattaaagaaaataaagaaagatcAAGTTGAAATATctttaatatatcaatatattttgaataaaaacttaaaacaatTGTATTACATTAGGGATCCGTTTGAAATGGAATGAAAGAAAGATTGGGATGGATTCTAGTTGATCCAATCAAAATCCATTTCTTGAAtccaaatctaattaatttttcttaggACCATTTTCAACTTTTAATCTTAACCATTGAATTTATCTTCCAATCCCCATATATTTATATGACGTGGCAGCTTTATATATCGCCAGCAACTATTCCTTTCTGCACTTTTTCTCCACGTCATCCTCTATCCTACCACGTCATCCCCTTTGCTATTGTGCGCCCAAGGTTTCGTCACTCAGTCGGTTATCCAATACTTATTTCACAGAATGCTTACAATTCACCATTTTCGCGTTTGATCGGAGTTCAGCGGTGGATCACGGCAGTTTTAATTGTGAATTGTGAATTGTGTAAGTAAATCTCTCTATCTTCATCAATTACTGTTTGATTCATTCTGAAACTGAGTTAAATTCATGGAGTTTTTGAATCTTAATCGTTAGTTGAAGTTTATTCGATGGAGAAAGGAGATGAAGATAGAGACTGCGATGGCGATGGCGGCGATGGATTCATCGACCGTAGCAGAGTAAGGATTTTACTTTGCGATAATGATGCAAACAGTACTGAAGAGGTGTTTACGCTTTTGTGTAAATGTTCTTACCAAGGTATACGAGTTATCGTAATGTTAATCACTTATCTCTCGTAAGATTTGACTGCTAGTTTTGATTGTATAATTCTGTGTAGATTTCATTCATTAGAAGAACGAGTTATCTTAATCTTAATCACTTAAGATTTGGCTTAGAATATAGACTGTCAACTGCTAGTTTTGATTGCTTCTGTGTAGAAAGCAAGTTCATGTATAATTCTTTGTAGATTTCATTCATTAGAAACTCGATTTTTGCCGTGACTACTGTGAAATAAACACGCTTTTGTGCAAATGTTCTTACCAAGGTATACGAGTTATGGTAATGTTAATCACTTATCTCGTAAGATTTGACTTAGAATATGGACTGTCAACTGCTAGTTTTGATTGCTCCTGTGTAGAAAGCAAGTTCATGTATAATTCTTGATAGATTTCATTCATTAGAATAACGAGTTATGGTAATGTTAATCACTTATTGTTCCTTGATTTTTAGGTAGAGAATAATTTCTAGTAAGATTTGACTTAGAATATGGACTGTCAACTGCTAGTTTTGATTGCTTCTTTGTAGAAAACAAGTTAGATTTCATTCATTAGAAACTCGGTTTTTGCAGTGACTATTGTGAAATCAGCTAGGGAGGTGATTGATGTATTGAATGCTGAGGGTTCTGAAATCGATATTATTCTATCTGAGGTTGACCTTCCTATGAATAATGGATTGAAGATGTTGAAATACATCATTAGGGAGAAAGATTGGCGGCGTATTCCTGTCATCAGTAAGTTTGTCTGTTTCTCGTGATGTTTTGATGGTAGCTTGATCAAGTTCGAGTTCTAATATAGCTAATTTGTTCCTCAGTGATGTCGGCGCAGGATGAAGAATCTGTGGTTGTTAAATGTTTGAGGCTGGGAGCAGCTGACTATTTGGTCAAGCCTTTACGCACTAATGAACTGTTGAATTTGTGGACTCATATGTGGAGAAGGCGTCAAATGGTAATGAATTACTTAAGTTGATTTGCAATTCACTTCAATTATCATTGCCCATTCTTGTTGAATAGTATTGTGGAACATATAGGGCCTATTTGATGTGatcagattatttgaaaataatcttgtttgatgagaCTCTTTGAAATAAGCttgaaatttgatattttgaaaaagaaaataaaggtattttagtattttaattgatgatttgatgGATTCACGATGAAAAAAAGGCCCTGTTTATTTTATAGTTAGCTATCTAGGAGCAATACACAGTTTACTTACGGTCATTGTTTTGACTGTTTATGATGGTTTGCAGCTAGGACTTTCAGAGAAGAACATCTTGAATTGTGAGTTTGATCATGTGGCATCAGATCCTAGCGATGCTAACACAAATAGCACAGCTCTGTTTTCAGATGACACTCAACATGAATATGAGGtgatttataattcaattatggAACATGACCTTGTTCATTCTGGTTTTCAATCAATGACATGAAAGCAAGCTTCCATTGCTGATCCCTGAAAATCTTTTTCGATCATCTTGTCTGATTTGATGTGTTTTTTtcgtttttgttatttttgtcaGCTTAATCTTGCAGGTACAGCTGATATAATAGAGCCTTTTCCAGTCAAGTTGATGGATTGTCAACCTGATATACCAGGAATCAGTGATCGACGAAGAGGTGAGTACTGCCCatgatcgatttttttttaacaaagttCATTTCATAAAGAAGAAATATGACAAATGTGATGAACAACAAAGAATGTAAAAGATGAATGAAAATAATGGAGATGCAAAAACCCTTTACATGGAATATGCTCTTGGCTGGCTCCCACAACCGGGGTAACTGCCATGAGCTATGGAAACAGAAATTCGAAACTAACTGGATAGAACAGGAATCAACCAGAAGTAAGAGTTTTATTTAGCCCTAATTTCATTAAGCAGATCCACAATGCATCGACACccataaataaatgataatgataattcACCACCACTTAAGAATCGAGAAGTAATATCATCACATGATTCACATATCATTCTAATCTTCCAATTTTGTAATCTTCTTGACTCTTCTTATTCAAGAAGTGGTGTTTGATAACAAACTTCTCACTTAATCTGAACaattaagtgtttatttgaagtaAGTCCATTTGATAAGTGTTTCTTAAAACTATTTTCATTGCTTAGATTCAGCTCAAATTAACTCCATAATATAGTATGAGCATACAAAAGATAggtaaaatacttttttaagtAACATTACCAACTTGTACATTCAATATACAGTACTTCAAATTCAgatatttggtttatttatcatttatttttcagaCACTTATTTAATCATGCACTTATCTTTGCTTGATTCTCCTATTTTTGTGATTAATTTTCAGGACAATTATCTTCATATCTAAAGGAAACCGAGCTGAGGATAGGCGATGAGTCTTCCGCCTTCTTCACATACttaaaatcaaaccaaaacccgCCCCTAACTAATCATATACAAGCAGCCCCTTTATCAATTGACATGAATGCTCCATCAGATCACATGGAAAAGGAACTCAATGATCATGACAAGATAGAAGAAGACGACATCCCTAGCAGTAGCAGCTTTCCCGATTCCCCTATATTGCTAGATAATCAAAAACCGAATAACTGGAATTTCTATCCTTACTATATTCCAGGAGCTATGACCCAATTCATGATGACTCCAATCAACCATATCTTTCCCCATTATGCCCCAGGAGTTTCATCATTCCCCTGTTGGAACATTCCAtataatgatgaagaagaagaaaaacttaAAGTTGATAGAAGAAAAGCTGCATTGATCAAATTCAGACAGAAGAGGAAAGAAAGGTGTTTCGATAAGAAGATCAGATATGTAAACCGTAAGCAATTGGCTGAGAGACGACCTAGGATAAGGGGACAGTTTGTCAGGAAGATTGATGTCGATCTTAACTGTGATCCTTCATCTTCTGCTGATGAATGATCATATCTCAAGATGGGTGGTTATAGATCTTCAACCTGCAGTTTTCGACAGACAAACTCTGTATGTGTTGTTTAAGGTTTATATGtcaaaccaaattcaaattcaaattcaaaaccaatattttattgatttggaTCTGGTTAATTAACCCAtttgtttatgtttattaaattgtGTAGTTTTTTTTTAGGGAAAGACAAAGAAGAGGACAATAACAGGATGAGATCTGGTTTATGCACATGGGTTgaattgaaaaaagaaaaacacagGTCTGGATTTTTCttaattgtgttttttcttaaaatataaacagttaattacttattaatatatttaaatcaagAAATCTGATCTAGTAGTACAAGAATATTATTTGGCAATCTGCATGCTTATTGTGtttactaaaataccctttaaaactgaaacaattagtatatttaaataagaaatctGAGCCAgtttataattagtatattacCTGGCAATCTATTTTTTGGTcggttttataattatttagattttctttttaaatgaatGCTAGATGAGGACTTTCTAGGGGTCATAAATTGATATATctattattcataaatttggGATAAATTTGAATGCTTATAAACTTGGTCTTGggaatgatttgatttttaataaataaaatggaatTGTCTTgcataaaaagaaaaatgaataatttatttaatatatatatatatatatatatatatatatttatttgtaaataggCGAGTAAGGTATGTTTGATGCAAACAGACGACCAAAGTCATGGGATTATGGGACCACcgtcaattattaaaaaatgtgattttacaatatataataaaaaataagtaaaattgtttcttaaaaaaaatgtcaaaggAAATGGTTCGGAACCTTCTTATTCTAATGACAAATCGGTGCTTATAATATTacagtaattaaattaatttatttggtaCCGCGTTGAATTAGACATAGTTCTCCGTttctaattcatttattattactaCACATGTGAATATATCAAATTAGACATAAATGCCattaagatatttatattaCAAGTTATAAATTAGGTTTCAAACTATTtccaaatttttattattgtctCAAAGTTTCTTTTAACATAAACATCCCCATTCTCCACTTGTGTTGAagacttaaatatttattttgtaggcATCAATTATTACCATTTTAGATAATCGAATTAGTTTATtgtgatttttataaaatttccaataaaaaatattcattattgaaggtatgttaaaataaaataagtcaaCAATCTAACGTCGGAAAAACTTTTATCAAATATTCTGGACGAATTGAAATAAGAGaaactgatataaaaaaaataatggacgAATTGAAATAAGAGaaactgatataaaaaaataatgagaatatAATTATAggagattttaaaataaaaataattaaagaactGATTAGTTCGCCTCATTTACAATtcgagaaatgatcaccaatATCAGATGTATGAATAGGGTTGTGCAACAAAACAAAATGATCACCAATACATTCAGATGTATGATTtattttaccggttaaacggttcgatTTTCGATTGAactatttttctaacggtttaaccggtaataatttaattatatatatttatactatatatcataaataatatttaataatatatatatatattaattagttaattttaaattataatttgtgtaaaattatttaaaaataataatttatatgattattagttaaaaaataagacttttaatatatattatattgttattataatataatatattataacatatttataaatatatttataaaatattattataatatattatattataacaataatataatatattataacatagataaaaaagaatgaaaaatatgtaaacaagaattttgaaaaaataaattatttaataagtttaatacttaatttaaaaaattgagttaTCGGTGCACGGTTAAATCAGTTAACAGACCGAAACCAGTAAAACTAAAATCGATAAAACCGATACCAATACTGGTCGATTAACCGGTTGGTAAAATAAGAAGTATATTCAGACTTAATCGAAACCGATTAACCGaccataaataataaatcatccATCAACGGTTGAGTGTCTAAGATGAAAAATATGATTcaacatatctatatatatggtTGGGTCCACcaaaacataaacaaatatatataaggtaaaaATATGAGAGTACtcctatttttataaaaaaatttaatataattcactattttatttatttaattattaataaaatagtaaaatttatatttattcatttattttattcaaatttttcttGTTAAGTTTTTAAGCTAACTAAACTTTTTTTACTGAATTCTGGATCTGCCCCTATCTAAACATGATGTTGAACTGAATAAAAGATAACATCAAAGTTAAGAAGAGAATCAAAACACTTTTTTATGTTAGAAAAACCATATGAAAGCAAATAAGAAGTAAGAACACACTTTTCACTTCtatagagaaataaaatatgattgttaatttatttttattttaaaaaaaaagtaatcataaataataaatgtaattcTTTTAACTACAACAAActaaaacataacataataagaataaaataattaaataaaaatggtaGGTCACAAGTAATAAAGTCTTTAAAAGGACAATGATCACAAAATTAACTACACAGATTTTTTCGAACGAATTTCAGATAGTgtcataaattcataataatgaCGTTATAAATTATactgaataaaatatttttttttattaatttttaaagtttggaTGGTTATAGTTATAccttgaaataaaatttagggTTGATATCAATATTACATTCTCATACTAGTAAAAAGAAGTGAGATGAGAAGTGTGAAAGTGCgtaagaaagaagaagaatcaaGAAATCAAGAAATACAGCCGGCGGCCGGGCCCCTCACCGTTTGATGACAGAGTGATTGAGAGAGAAACAAAGAATACACAATCACAATCACATTATAACCCATATCcttcttccttccttccttcttcTCCGTCTTCAATATCTACCCACAGTCGGTGccctctctctttctctctttctctctttgaATCATTTACTATACACGCGGACTGAAAGCAACAAGGAAATCAACACCTTCGCCGTTTCTTCTTCACGATCTGAACCCATTTCCAGATGCAGCTACAGTCTCATCCCTAGTTCATCCTTCCTCCAGCTAGGAATTTCATCAATCAATTCATAGTTTCCGCTTCCTTGGAGGAAAGGAGGAAATGGGTCAAGACAATCTAACAACTTTAAAGAGAGGCGGATCACTACCCACCACCGCCGCCGCCGCAAACGGCGTTAGATCCACCGCTAGAACATCTTTCCTCCCAAGAGGTCGACAGCAGATCCAACGGACCTTCAATAACATCAAGATTACAATCCTATGTGGGTTCGTTACCATCCTCGTCCTCCGAGGTTATGTCGGCGTCAATCTCGGAAGCACAGACGCGGATGCAATTAATCAAAATCTCATCGAGGAAACTAACCGGATCTTAGCTGAGATCCGGTCTGATAATGATCCAAACGATGCTGATGAGTCTGTTTACAATGAGTTGAATCTGAATACAACTTATACCCTTGGTCAAAAAATCAGTAATTGGGATGAAGAACGCAAGTCTTGGCTAGATCAGAATCCTGAATTCCCGAATTATGTTAACGGTAAACCTCGAATCTTACTTGTAACAGGTTCTTCTCCTGGTCCATGTGATAATCCAATTGGTGATCATTACTTACTGAAAGCAACGAAAAACAAGATAGATTACTGTAGATTGCATGGTATTGAGATTGTATATAACATGGCTCATTTAGATAAAGAACTATCTGGTTATTGGGCGAAATTACCTCTTATCAGGAAACTAATGTTGTCTCATCCTGAGGTTGAATGGGTTTGGTGGATGGATAGTGATGCCTTATTCACAGACATGGTTTTCGAACTCCCACTTTCGAAATACGAAAACCATGACATGGTTATTCATGGCTACCCTGATTTGTTATTCGAGCAGAAATCGTGGATTGCTGTGAATACAGGTAGTTTCTTGTTTAGGAACTGTCAGTGGTCTCTTGATTTGCTTGATGCTTGGGCTCCAATGGGTCCTAAAGGTTCAATTCGAGAAGAGGCGGGGAAGATCTTGACTGCGAATTTGAAAGGTAGACCTGATTTCGAGGCGGATGATCAATCTGCTTtgatttatttgttgatttCAGGAAAGGATAACGGCGATTGGATGAAAAGGGTGTTCTTGGAGAATTCTTACTATTTACATGGTTATTGGGCTGGATTGGTTGATAGGTATGAAGAGATGATGGAGAAGTATCATCCTGGTTTGGGTGATGAAAGATGGCCTTTTGTTACTCATTTTGTGGGATGTAAACCGTGTGGAAGTTATGGAGATTATCCGGTTGAGCGATGTATGAAGAGTATGGAGAGAGCGTTCAATTTTGCTGATAATCAGGTTCTTAATTTATATGGTTTTGGTCATAGAGGTTTGTTGAGTCCTAAGATTAAGAGAATCAGGAATGAGACTGTTAGTCCTTTGGAGAATGTGGATCGGTTTGATATTCGACGAAGAACGATTCAAGAAGGGAGTGGATGAAACCGGCACCGACACGACGAAGAAGAACCAGACTAGATCATCGGCTTATGGAGAAGAGGTGATGATGTTATTTATAATTGTCTTTAggtaagaaaaaaatgttattctCCAGTTAAGATAAGACTGCACTTTGATTGACAACTAAAACAACAGTTCAAAAGCATAAGTCAgaattgtttgttttgtttgtttatttgtctttttttttttacatttttttagtatacagaaaaacacaaaaaaacataataattctTTGTTTGTCAtcaaatgtgtttttttataatttatttagttgatATCTAAAATCCAAGTGTTTGTTGTGACATATTATGAAACATATTTGATCTTTTGACCTAATGGGAATATGATAATGTTGATGCTTTTGTTTCTTGTATGTTCAGATTTTAGGGTTCATGAATGAAACATCCATCATATGCATTACAAAATGCAAATTCAGATTTCTTTTTTTGAATAGATATTTTCTTGGGTTTGTTTAGTTTtctttcacttgttttggagaATGAATTaggttttaaaaaatggtttaactttcaaattatttgttattattaagttgataattatattgatttttttaaagaaaaagatTGTTGTTACAATCATAATAAACATCAAAATTactttattatgatttaaataccagatacaaataaattacattgaaaaactgaaaatatttagtacaaataatttaatcatcaactttaaaaacaaaaattaataaagatcaATAACACTTTATtctcataaattaataattaaagaagaTCTTTTACAATATGGCATTGAACAAGATTGATAAGATAATTCAACCCAACAAGCTAAAAATCCACAACATAAGAATATACATTCAGTTCAGAAACATGGAAGAGAGCTCGTTTTAAACTCATAATTTTCGCATTCTACCCGTTACACCTTTCAATTATTCACAAAAGGACGGGCTGTTAGGTTCTTCGACGCTTCCAACTAAAACCGATAAAAAGAAGTTATTGTAAAATAGGAATACCTTCTTATGCACAATATGTTTTACACGCAACAGAATGGGCTATTCTTCATTCCTTAGcttctcttctctttcttttcttttttcttcggTTTTGGgcttttttttactttttagtgAATAACTCCAAGCTGCACTAGAAAAGAAGCACAAAAGTCTAGGAAGATCATTGAGGGACCGTTAATTTTCTGCAAATCAAGCAGATAATTGTCCCCTTGAGTTTTGTATAGCTGCCACCGAAAAGAAGAAATGATTCATGACAGTGGTTAGGCTTTTTATGGATCTGTAAATCGATTTCgctaaaattattaaacttaaatttattttttacctgAACTTCAAACTTCAAAATGGTTTGAGGATGACTTCTAGTCTCGACGCTGATAAATTCGTCACCACCGATGTAATCATGATTACTATCTCGTCCTCCTTCAGGCTCGCGAGAGCCTCCATTTGACCACATGCACTTCATATTGTAGTGACCCATTTTCTTCCAACGCACATTAAGTTCTTGCAGAGCCATGAGAACTTGAGTCATAATTTCACGAGGATGGGCTTGAGACTGTCAAAAACATCCAACTAACCCGGTTATATTTAGGGTAATCAAATACTAAAACATCCtcactttattttttgtaacattttaaaACGTTAATACTAAGGATATTTTCGCATTTAACCAAATAATATTTCGAGTCCTTTTATGTTGTAATCAGTGTTTGACACGGATCTGTTGTATGTTAATGACTAGTTTGGTTTTTCCTGTGGATGTATGAAAAAGtcacttttcaaaaaaatatattttatggataatactacatcaaacaagttctaaaGATTACTCCAATATTTATGTATGTATCAGCCTAAATAAGCAAGAGGAGATTATGGTTATGTATGAGCACCTGCAATCCAAGAATCCATTTTCTTTCACTTGGAAACCGACTGTTCAAACTAGTATCTTGGTGTAAGTGGTGACCAGAAACCATGTTTGAAACAGCTTCATTTGGTGGCAATGCTCCAGAACCAAACTCCTTCACAAAAAAATAGAGATGAAGAGGAtaaaatttactaaaaataCCATCTGtttcataaaaatatgtttgtcaaaacatgtttataattgttttatacATATATGTTTGGAAACTATTCTTAAAGGTTGTCTTGTATCTCATATGAATTCGGatacataaacaaaaatgataAGTATTTCCAAATGGGTTTCATTCAATAGAGTGGGGTTGTTCTGtaatggattatttgaaaacaatctaCTGTTTAGATAGAAGGACAATAATAccatttaatatttatcataaaagaATGGTATTTTTTGATAATCCCACATCATTCAAGCCCAGTAAAACTGAGAATTTCATCATATAACTTTTGGTTGATGAATGTTAAGGATGCTCGCATGATAAACAGAACAGATATTTTTCAATCATTTTCCATCCGACAACATTAATGTCTGTTGTACCAAAAGCATCAAGGTTTTCCTTTCTTTTTGTGGAAAGAATTGAAATCATACTCAACCATCGGACCCATTTggaaaaacttattttatttctgCACATGGAATTTCCACACAAAGTAACAAAAAGAAGTTTTGAATCTGTCTCTGTCAAAATTTAGTTTTCAAACATTTCTGTATATGGGGTAGAACAGTACACTAGTTATTGATAAGTTTTGGAGAACGCACCATGGATTCCTGGAACTCGTCTCCCAAGTAGCCACTAGAAACAGGTGATCGATTGTCAAGCAATAGATAATATGCAACCGTAGCCTAAAAATGAAGCATAGTTAAATAATTAGGAAGAGGTAAT
This is a stretch of genomic DNA from Impatiens glandulifera chromosome 4, dImpGla2.1, whole genome shotgun sequence. It encodes these proteins:
- the LOC124936436 gene encoding two-component response regulator-like APRR1; translation: MEKGDEDRDCDGDGGDGFIDRSRVRILLCDNDANSTEEVFTLLCKCSYQVTIVKSAREVIDVLNAEGSEIDIILSEVDLPMNNGLKMLKYIIREKDWRRIPVIMMSAQDEESVVVKCLRLGAADYLVKPLRTNELLNLWTHMWRRRQMLGLSEKNILNCEFDHVASDPSDANTNSTALFSDDTQHEYELNLAGTADIIEPFPVKLMDCQPDIPGISDRRRGQLSSYLKETELRIGDESSAFFTYLKSNQNPPLTNHIQAAPLSIDMNAPSDHMEKELNDHDKIEEDDIPSSSSFPDSPILLDNQKPNNWNFYPYYIPGAMTQFMMTPINHIFPHYAPGVSSFPCWNIPYNDEEEEKLKVDRRKAALIKFRQKRKERCFDKKIRYVNRKQLAERRPRIRGQFVRKIDVDLNCDPSSSADE
- the LOC124934089 gene encoding probable xyloglucan 6-xylosyltransferase 3; the protein is MGQDNLTTLKRGGSLPTTAAAANGVRSTARTSFLPRGRQQIQRTFNNIKITILCGFVTILVLRGYVGVNLGSTDADAINQNLIEETNRILAEIRSDNDPNDADESVYNELNLNTTYTLGQKISNWDEERKSWLDQNPEFPNYVNGKPRILLVTGSSPGPCDNPIGDHYLLKATKNKIDYCRLHGIEIVYNMAHLDKELSGYWAKLPLIRKLMLSHPEVEWVWWMDSDALFTDMVFELPLSKYENHDMVIHGYPDLLFEQKSWIAVNTGSFLFRNCQWSLDLLDAWAPMGPKGSIREEAGKILTANLKGRPDFEADDQSALIYLLISGKDNGDWMKRVFLENSYYLHGYWAGLVDRYEEMMEKYHPGLGDERWPFVTHFVGCKPCGSYGDYPVERCMKSMERAFNFADNQVLNLYGFGHRGLLSPKIKRIRNETVSPLENVDRFDIRRRTIQEGSG